In Raphanus sativus cultivar WK10039 unplaced genomic scaffold, ASM80110v3 Scaffold2218, whole genome shotgun sequence, the DNA window TTGTAAAAGCAGTTCAAGCGGAAGATCTGCATGCAGttcaatattttttgtctttttgtgaAAAAATCAGATCTCATCCGCTAACATTTGGTGGTGttgatttgctttttttttgtttggtcaataaataactttgttacaacatataactttaaaatatatttatctagtcttataaatataatatttttactttattttatctacaactttaacaatacaaaattatcatatctttacttattattttttgtcatataatttttactttttaaaataatcattttaatataatacatatttcaatagtaatatagtttaaatatgtatactaatATAAGAGATGCGTATTTTGTATCActcaaatatatagtaatataatttaaatatgtatacttatgaAGAGGAGatgtatatttcatttatatatttaattatgatatgtattatgaaaatatatagtaatataattgaaatatgaacaataatggaagagatatatcattaaatttttattttaaaattgtgactttattaatttagtgcaataatttttgttatttatgtattatatttatatattatatactttgatatattttattataatcttttaaacatttaatctaCTTTATTTGGACTTTTTCATTTAGAACTATAATAACTGTTTGTTCTGAACTATAATAACTGTTTGTTCTGATTGTTCCGCATTTTTCCTGCATATTCTGTTTGATCTGTTTGATCTGCACTTCTCCTGCTTGATCTGCTTGATCTACACTTCTCCTGCTTGATCCGCTtgatctgcttgatctgcactGCTTGAACCGCTTTTACCATTCGAAGCCTAAAGAGTTAAAAGAGAGTATTAACAGAGCAGTTAAAGTAaggatttttttcttctaattatcAGTCTCACCGAAGAATGGGTTGTGACATGAGACAAGACAACCTTATCTTTAATGTCAGTGCTCATAGTACTCAAGTACAGTTTTTAATTATTGCAAACATTTAACGGTAATTAAATATTGTCTCTACATAGATAAGTATCTATGATAGACAATACACTGTAGTTGTAGTAGTTCAATATGACTGGCTTTTGGGTCGCTATCTGTAAAAAGTCatacattttctttttattgtaaaGGGTGTGTTTGATaattagaagaagaaaatcactagatggaaaaaaaaagaagaagaagaaaatcctTACTTCAACTGTAGAAGAGTCACACTATTTcttaaattcataatttttaaaaaaattcataatatagTCTAATCTTCTTCACTAGTATGACAAATGTTTGATAATATGTATATTGCTGCGCCACTATTAAAATTAACAAGTTTTGTTTCCCCATCCACTAGTCgccaaggagaaaaaaaaatcaatattacgTAGTTTTGATTAAAGATGTTACTCTCGACACAGGATGACAGGAAGTCAGATCCCACAGGCCATAGGTACCAACTTAGACCGAATAATGAACTGTTCTTCTGGATGCAGTTACACACAAAGTTTTGAGGGATATTTACAGAGAAAAGAGATGGTATGCATTATGCAACTTAAATACAGTAAgttttttattcaatttatgGGTTGTTTATATGTCAATAAAAATGGACCTGCCAAAGTAACATTAATTCCAGGCCAGTGTTGCTGTCTTTGATGCTTACTTGGGGAACACTTGTATCTAGACTTGAATGTATGATGATGTATCTATCTTCTCTTTAATACTTATTGCTACTTTCAAGATgatgatatttatatatgaaaattatgggaaattatttgtttgtggaTGCGTCTACGTACGTTCCTTCTGATCATGCTAAAACAGCTAAGTTACATAATATCAATTATggtatattttatgaattttcagTAGCAgtgtttcattttgttttttgtttttcttcttctcaaactGTATTCATCCTTCATGGTTAAcctatatttatataaagacTAGTATGTCTCTAGTTCTATAGTAAGGTGCCATTTCAACCCATCCATGATTTTGCATTTGCTTTTAACAAAATCAACTTAGCAAATTGCAATTTAACGTTGCTAACGATAAAGGATCCAGCCAGTAAAGCACTAAATTAGAAAGTTTAGAGGCTCAAAAAAGTGATGGAGAGAGGACAGAGAGTTGCTTAGAGAAATATGATTTGATTTTGTACAACTGGTTTTCAAAACCAAAGGGGCtatgcataaaaaaaaataccaaaaaaaaagaagctaaacTAAAATCAAGATTACAGAGACATGAGATTATCCTTTGCAAGTCCCAAACCTTCTACTTCAAAGACTATCTCTTCACACGGTTTCTGATTCCATCTTAGTTACTTCCCCACTGTTTATGACCAGGGATCCATTTAGGACAGTTGGGGCTGAAGTAACTATCAACAACTCTTGAGTTCAATAACTCAATAATCGGAGCAAATTTCACGCATCTCGGCGTCTTATACTGATTAATAGATGCTCCCAAGCTGATGGCATAATCCATGAGCTTATCAAATGTCCCTGGCTCAACAATCTTGATTTCTAGCGGGCCTATGGACTTGTCACTAACCCTTCCTTGTCTATAAACAGTGTTGAACGATTCTTCAACGGCTAGGCAGCAATCCTCAAAGACAGAAGGAGGGATTGGTGTGTTTCCATCCAAACATAGCTCCCAGAAGAGGACATAATGGCCAGGGATAGAACTTGTATCCGCATAGCTTGTGAATTCAGAGAGTGAGGCATCAAATGGGACAAGGTGTGTCATTGCGTTCTTCACCGCGTTCTGAAGCTCAACTTCGTCGGTCTTGTCGGAATCTATGCTCAATACCACATTCTTGCGGCATATGAAACTGAATTGAGGTGCCTTGTTCTTGAATCCAGTCACTCTCAACAAATCACCAACTCTGTATCTACAAAGCCCTGCGTCAAAATCACAAAGCACACAAACATAAGACTAGACccttaaaaatgtaatatttttttgttataaattaacagaaatttctttatttatttttatttttatgacaaaattACGACAAAATTAGCACTTAACagaaaaatcactaaaatagcaaaaatgattattttactCTGAATTCTAAACTTTACCCTAAGTTCAACTCTTtcaatactaaactctaaaccatgataactaaccctaaatccaaatataaagaaaaagtttttaaattttttaataaacgttattttgaaaacaaaaattctgTGTATGCACTGTTTCTTTTTATGGAAAACGAATGTTATTGTTATAAAATAGGACATTTCTCATTTTTCTTACCGGCATAAGTGGTGACAACGAGTTCGTACTCCTGACCAAGCTTAACATCAACAAGATCAACAAGCTCTTGTTGCTCTTTCTCCGTGAGTGCTTTAGGTAGATTGATGGAGTTAGTAACACCTGAGTTTCTATGAACAGGCAAGAACTCGAAATAAGCCATGGTTGGTATGAGCGTGTAAGAGACCTCGCTGGGTTTGCAGAGTGGCCTTAAGTTGACACCAAAGTAACACTCGGAGGAAGCATACATTGTACAAACAAGAGGCAAGCCATTGCTGTAGTAATCCAAAGTTGGAATGTACTGAGACATTGTCCCGGTCACAATCACATCCACATACTTTGTGTTAGGCCACAACCTAGTGATAATCCCTTGCCAGGATCTCTTCTTGCACTCGAACTCCACAAAATCTGCGAGTTTTGGACTCGGTTTAAGGATCTTAGCAACCGCCTCACGCACCGAAGGATCAGTGATCAGGGAACTTAGTGTACCGGTTCTGATGTCACGTACCAGCTCGGTCCAGTGCTTCTCAAGAAACTTGATAGCTCTGATGAAACCAGAGGCGAAAACAGCACCGACTCGAAGAACCTCCTGATGTTGGCATAAGCCGCAGAGCATCTGAGAGTACATGCTCTGGTAAGAGTCAGGGCAAAGGATGGTCTCGTTGGGGCTTGTGTAGTCGGTGTAAGGGTCAAAGGGTCTTTCTTTGAAATGGGAAGATTTGTAGTAGCTGGTTAAGACAGGACGAGCAGGTAGGCCTCCTGGTGTCTTGGATTCAGACTTGATGAACAAGAAATACATTCCTTTGCCTTTGTCGAGACCAGGAACGAACTGGCTCATTACAGGCATCAAGAAACTGTAGAGAAGCGATCTTCTGTCTAGTTCTTCTTCGATTGTCGGCATTAGCTTCCTCTCTCCACCAGATGTCCCAGAGCTGTTAAAGAACATATCGAAAGCTTGTAAGGCTCTtgaaaaacagagcaaaaacaGAGCACAAACAGAGCATCTTCAagaagagagaatagagagtgtTAATAACGAACCTAGTGAGGAACTCGGAGATGGGCTTTGAAGAGAGGATAGGAGATTTATCACCGTTAGCAATCCTGTTGATCTCAGGCTGGATATCCTCGTAGGTTATAACAGGCATCACGTTCTTGAAAATCTCTCTGTCTGTGCGACCGTTGAGGTC includes these proteins:
- the LOC130505373 gene encoding indole-3-acetic acid-amido synthetase GH3.5, producing MPEAPKFESLDAFDLTLDEKNKRKLQLIEELTSNADQVQRRVLEEILTRNADVEYLRRHDLNGRTDREIFKNVMPVITYEDIQPEINRIANGDKSPILSSKPISEFLTSSGTSGGERKLMPTIEEELDRRSLLYSFLMPVMSQFVPGLDKGKGMYFLFIKSESKTPGGLPARPVLTSYYKSSHFKERPFDPYTDYTSPNETILCPDSYQSMYSQMLCGLCQHQEVLRVGAVFASGFIRAIKFLEKHWTELVRDIRTGTLSSLITDPSVREAVAKILKPSPKLADFVEFECKKRSWQGIITRLWPNTKYVDVIVTGTMSQYIPTLDYYSNGLPLVCTMYASSECYFGVNLRPLCKPSEVSYTLIPTMAYFEFLPVHRNSGVTNSINLPKALTEKEQQELVDLVDVKLGQEYELVVTTYAGLCRYRVGDLLRVTGFKNKAPQFSFICRKNVVLSIDSDKTDEVELQNAVKNAMTHLVPFDASLSEFTSYADTSSIPGHYVLFWELCLDGNTPIPPSVFEDCCLAVEESFNTVYRQGRVSDKSIGPLEIKIVEPGTFDKLMDYAISLGASINQYKTPRCVKFAPIIELLNSRVVDSYFSPNCPKWIPGHKQWGSN